Within Sulfurihydrogenibium subterraneum DSM 15120, the genomic segment ATGTATATTTACTTTTTCCACTGTTGAAGATAAAGATTCTATTAGTGTTGTTATTAAATCGTACGTTAATGGTCTTGGGTAGGTCATACACTCTAAATACATAGCTATCGAGTTTGCTTCAAAAACTCCTATCCAGATAGTAAGAATATCGTTGGTTTCTTTCCCTTTTAGCACTAAAACAGGCATGTTTGTAATTGGGTCTAAAGTGATTCCTTGTACGTCCATTTCTACCATCATTTTAATCGCCTCCGTTTATTCTTCCTTCTAAAGAAAATCTATTTACTTTTTCAATTTTTACATTTACAATTTGTCCAATATAATCCTGTGGACCTTCTACGTGGACTAACTTGTTAGTCCTTGTTCTTCCAGTTAATTTTCCTTCTTCGTTTATCTCTTCTATTAAGACTTCTACCGTTTTTCCTTCGTAAGATAAATTCTTCTTAAAAGTTATATCTTTTTGTATGTTTATCAAGTCGTTTAGCCATTTTGATACTGTTTCTGGTGATTCTGTCATAGGCATATCAGCTGCTGGCGTTCCTGGCCTTGGTGAGTATTTAAATGCAAACACTTGGTTGTACTCTACTTCTTTTATAACTTTAACGGTTTCAAGGTAATCTTCGTAAGTTTCTCCTGGAAATCCTACGATTATGTCAGTAGAAAGAGCTATGTCAGGAATGTACTTTTTAAGTAGCTCAATCTTTTGAAGATACTCTTTTTGTGTGTAGCCTCTATCCATTGCTTGTAGTATTTTATCAGACCCTGCCTGTATAGGAAGGTGAAGAGCTTCACATACTTGTGGTAGGTCTGCCATTACTTTTATCGTGTCTTCGTCTAAGTCTCTTGGGTGTCCTGTGGTAAATCTTATTCTTTCTACATCTGGAACGCTGGCTACAGCTTGCAAGAGCTCCCAGAATTTAACGTCTCCTAAGTCTTTACCGTATGCCGTTACGTTTTGACCTATTAAATGAATCTCTTTAACGCCATCTTCTACTAAAAATTGGACTTCTCTTAAAATGTCTCCTATTCTACGGCTTCTTTCTCTTCCTCTTGTTGTAGGAACTATACAGTAAGTACACTTTTTATCACATCCTCTTATAACAGTTACAAAAGCTGTGTATTTATTTTCTC encodes:
- the miaB gene encoding tRNA (N6-isopentenyl adenosine(37)-C2)-methylthiotransferase MiaB, encoding MKYYIRTFGCQMNVNDSEKMAGILKTLGYEPAEDWKDADVILVNTCSVREKPDQKVLSALGEFKKIKKDKPNAVIGVCGCLAQRAGYEILQKAPFIDMVFGTTNIHHLPQLLEEAKSGNKAVEILEEIDENENLLDQFPTVRENKYTAFVTVIRGCDKKCTYCIVPTTRGRERSRRIGDILREVQFLVEDGVKEIHLIGQNVTAYGKDLGDVKFWELLQAVASVPDVERIRFTTGHPRDLDEDTIKVMADLPQVCEALHLPIQAGSDKILQAMDRGYTQKEYLQKIELLKKYIPDIALSTDIIVGFPGETYEDYLETVKVIKEVEYNQVFAFKYSPRPGTPAADMPMTESPETVSKWLNDLINIQKDITFKKNLSYEGKTVEVLIEEINEEGKLTGRTRTNKLVHVEGPQDYIGQIVNVKIEKVNRFSLEGRINGGD